In Agrobacterium tumefaciens, a single genomic region encodes these proteins:
- a CDS encoding phage tail assembly chaperone yields the protein MSNLADHLCAELKRQLEARSPVAPRIPTGGELLFRWFLDLHQARTYHAAGPNPISHAEILAYTQLMRWPIEPRHVSILRAMDRTYLECQSLRKNDAPEGVKNLPPISSAPLTAGLVDAIFG from the coding sequence ATGAGCAACCTCGCTGACCATCTGTGCGCGGAGCTAAAGCGCCAGCTCGAAGCGAGGTCACCGGTTGCGCCTCGCATTCCCACCGGCGGTGAGCTGCTGTTCCGCTGGTTCCTCGATTTGCACCAGGCACGGACATATCACGCGGCCGGTCCTAATCCGATCAGCCACGCCGAAATCCTCGCTTACACCCAGTTGATGCGCTGGCCGATCGAGCCGCGCCACGTCTCCATTTTGCGGGCCATGGACCGGACATATCTGGAGTGTCAGTCCCTTCGGAAGAATGATGCGCCGGAAGGCGTGAAAAACTTGCCTCCGATCTCCTCCGCGCCCTTAACCGCAGGACTCGTTGACGCTATTTTTGGATAA